attacttttaaggagtgtttaccccttttttcgaaaataaggcaaatattgtcaggctcgtaactttcgatgggtaggactaaacttgatgaaacttatatatttataaccaacataaaaatccgattcttttgatggagctgttggtatcaaaattccgttttttagagtttcggttactattgagctgggatGTTTTAACTACGGGGGGACAATTAACCACAAACTGTTCGGTTAATTCTTATAAGGTTCTAAAATACGTACTTACCAAACTGGCCGAGATCAGTGGATTTTCCATTGAGCAGACGCGCATATGCTGTGTAGTGGCCTCCATAAATACTACCTTTATGATTTACAACACCAAACAAATCATAAACAGCACTTTCATTTACTTCTTGTATAAAGGGAGAGAGATCTAAATTATTCAACGTAAATCCTACAAAAGTATCTATCTTGTTTCttgtaaaagaatttttaaacgAAAATCGTTTTAGAtgaataatcaagattttgggAAGTTTCCAAATTCCCAGTTGTTTTGTTGCCTGAACGTGTTCTTTGCATTGTGAACAATACCAGGCTTCCTCTTGACTGAGCGTTTCAGGCTCTTGAAACAACCTTAAACAATCTTGCACGTGTAATGCATAGTCATTCACAAAACCAATCATTTTAAAATccaattgtttttctttcactGAACAACAAACAGAAGACTCAGGATTGCAACGCCAATCAACTGTTAGATATCTTGTAGATGGGTTCACTAAACCATTAGTTTCAAACCTCTTTTCAATTCCTTCGCCGTCCTCATTTAGGCACTTCATATAGAAGTAATCGTTCAGGGATGTTTCACCGACCTCTTCCCCTTCGTTTGAATTCAAGTCAAGAGTACCTTTGATCGGTACAACTTCTACAAAACGACGTGCATGGCTTAAAACCTCTAATTGTAACTCTTGAAAACTGATTCCACTGGACGGGATCCCAACACAAAAAGGAACACCAACAAATTTATATCTAGATTTGAGATGACATGCGTGTACGTTTATATTTTCTATCTTACATCGTTCACTGCAATAGGCAGCTTTGCATCGTGAACATTGAAATTTGCTACTACCAACTTTTAGATCACACTTGTTACAAGTCACTGGTTCAAGAAGCCTTTGAAACACTAGATGCCAGCTCAAGCCAGGCTTATTGCAAAGTTCATAGGCAACTAAAAAGTTTGGATTTCTAACAAGGATGTCATCATCTACAACATTTCTCAGCATTCCATTCAGAATATCAATGATTTGTAGCTCATTGCTAGATATACCTGTTCGATATGACAAGATATCTTTTAATTGATGACCGGTTGCATCTTCTTTAACCTCAATAGAATGTTTCTCAGGCCGTCTCTTAGTATCAAGATAGAATAAGTGAATGGTGTAAACTTTAGGTAGAGTAGGAATAGGAACAGAAAGTGACAAAAAAGGATCAAAGGTAACAGATTTTTTCTTGCACTGTGGACAAATGAGGCAACTCTTAAACTGGCCATGGAAAAGATCCACAATAATCGAATCATTTCGCAGCTTATATTTGTCCCAGGCTTCCTTTGCTTTCATTCTATCACTTTTATCACTAGCATCTTCTTTGTCTTCAATATAGACTTTCTCCTTTACTCGATTCAAGTCCTCATGTACGGCATCTAATAAGAATGTTAAAAACTCTTGCGCATCATGTTGCATATATCCCGCAAATTGTGGAACCTTTTGACTTATAAGCTCCTTAAGCTTGGCCGGAGCGATAGAAACTTCAAGTCCTTCCCACAATTTCCTTAGAACAGCAGAAAAATTGATAGCACAGCTTCCGTTAGTGCCCAGTGGGTTATCCCTGTTAATATCTTCCATGAAACttgaaacttcaaaataatttttcaactcAATGGTATTTATAAGACACTGAATGACGGAGTTTAGATAGCAAGTATTGCCAATATTATCAAGACCAACAAAACCAGGCCGGTGTTTGTCTGGAATTCTGTTGAAATTGCCATTAGTGATAGTTTCCTGTTCTGAAATAGCGTTAAGGTTTTCACTGGAGCTTAAAGGAGTTCTGGctcgatttattttttgaacattAGAAGAAGACTGGAAGGATGTCTGAGAAGGATGAAGCGTTAATCTATTCCAACTTTCTTCGCTAGTTTTAGTGAGGGAAATGGCTATTTTCACTGAGTTCACAGTACAGCTGCAATCCTGTGGTTCTATTTCACCAAACACTTGAGGATTCCAAACAAATGATGTATTATAGTTCGCAGAGTTGTGGCAAGCGTGGAACGCTGTATTTCTGAAAAGATGAAGAGATAAGTATCTGTCAAACTTAGGTTCCAGTTTTAGGCAggttctgacaaaaaaaaaaaagatttattgcGACAAAGAATCATGTTTTAGGTACAAAGAAAGGAAGAGAAATAAGATTTCAGTGTTGTGACACTGAATCACCATTTCacttatatattctttttcttctcataTTTTAAGACATGATCCGAAAGAAAGAACAACCAAAATACTTTTATTAGGATTCTTCAACTTATAATCTAGCAGATTGAAGGCAAATAAGTACACGAAGAAAACAAATGAGAAATTAGACAAGCAATCACTTTCCATTCGGCACGAAAACTTCATGCAGTGATCAAGCAGTTCAGACGCTGCCTTTGGTTTGCTCCTTAGCTCCAGGCTGTAAACTATAATTTAATTCCTCTTTTAACTGGTCAACtgccaatgaaaaaaatagcagCCAGGAATATATCCATCTttatcaaaacatatttttagtaaaatccACTGTTCCTTTCGCattggcattatttaaaattcaaCTTTGACTTGAAGAGGCTAAAAGGTCTAGTACACACATTTAAAGACGAAGCAAATAAGATgaatatcatttatttttttaaacgtttCGCAGATACACACAGCCTTTCAAATCGGAGCACAAGAGCCGTACTTGCAAATGATCAAAAACCGcaaaagaagcagaaaaaaGCTGTATCTACACCAGGAACGGTACATGGTTTCAGTAAAATGCCCATTGCCGAAAGTTATAATGGAACAGGAAATCAACTTTGTTTGTCAACAGAAAAACCTCActcagaaaaatataataaagaaaggaaACGCCAAAAGATACACAAATATCAAGAATTCATAGCCGCAAAATACGAGTTCCTGGTATCAGCTTTTTGCTTTTAGCAGGGCACCACGCCTGCAGATAATCTGCAGCCAAACAATAACGTCATCGCATTTGATGTCATTGAGTTTTCTGCTATCtcaagaagttttatttttcttttttctcctttaaaaAAGCATCACTGTTTATTTCTGCAATCGGAcagtgtctttttttatgcaTCTACGAActgcaccaaaaaaaaaaaaattcgctaACACAGAGACACATTGGTTCTTTAACATTTTACCACCTGACCATTTTATCGTCTTGTCTTCGTTTTCCAAGAGTGAATTTTTTGGTCTATCCTTGGATAAATTATCACTATTTTCCcgtcatgaaaaaaaaatgtcatcgCTTTTAGGTCTTCCAATCAAAAGCTAGTTGTTTTTATATGTCATTAAAAACTGTTTTCGTTTTTATAAGGATCATTTTGTCTTTTATAGGTCAAATTGGGCCTCAATATAGGCAAATTTGGCACTCACCCCCaaagaaaacaatttgctaGACCCAAAATTATTCTAGTCAGCTAACAACAAGGTATGTAAGTTTCTGTGAAAATGACTCCCATTGAAATTGCATCCATAGAAGATTGCGACTGTTGAAGACCGCACTTACGGAATATGACACCCATGGAAGATCTCAGCCGTGGAAAACTGCATAGACACAACGATGTACCTACAAACATTGCAACTATAATTAATTCCTATGGTGACGATTACAACTACAGAAGAAACCACCCACGCTGAATTCTGGCCATAGTAGTTTTAAGCCCGGTGATACAAAAATAATGatgattttttaaacaatttgtgaagttgctgatggtgtctcagagaagaaagttaggaacgcagctaggaatactagtcaaaaagctttatgtttaatagagaggagaaggggcttatgcgagaattatctgagcgatacattttatgaaaacaagtggaatgtaaagaaagtggagaaagcactAAAATATTAACTAAGGAGGTGAGAAGCGGAAACCACAGATAAAATACTGAGGATCTGCAAGATGCAgttagacggcataatagtaaaatattatactggcatgttaagaAATTCacagggagtagtcaatccagactttcgccagttaaagatagggacggggccacaattagtgataaggaaggaattaaagagagatggaaagaaatttttagaatatGCTAAACCGAGAGAGAGTTGAAGGAAACGAtgtaaaggaaaatgaaaaagtttgtaataccttgcatgtgaaggaagatttgttttgtgagaaagaatcaGCGACAggactaaaaggattaaaaaataacaaggccCCAGGTACTGATAGTGttgtaaatgagtttcttaaccATGGGTGTTTCTGAGGTTAAAAAGGAGTTGCTGAAGATtatgatttttagaaaaggagaagtacctagcgatttcagaaaaaccctaattaaaccactgtataagacaGGTGATTAGAGTAAGTTTGGTAATTATCGCGGCATTCGCCTGGTATCGGTgagtagcaaattacttagtaatatgatattttttagaatgagagatgctgtagacaaagtgtggttttagaaagggtagagAATGTGTTGGctgaattttcattcttaggttaataattgagaagtgcctgagttaacaaacacctttggtcctcagtttatagattatgagcaagcgctcgattctgttgatagaagagctatAGCGAAGGTCTCATCCTTGAAtgatataccagacaaatacattaaagtcattagtgctatgtacgagaataacactgctgcggttaaggtaggaaatgaggttagcaactggtttcgTATTatatcaggagttaagcaggattgAGTTCTagccccttttatatggatcattttgctggactttgtcttaaggagcaaaggaaaggcaatgggagaataaggaatcaaatggggaggaaaaactttccAAGACTTAggttatactgatgatttaagcatcctagatgaaagtgtgagcaacatgaatgaacttttagaggctttgcaagttcagggcgctagaataggtttgaaaaattatgttaagaagactaagtcgctaaggctaggaataagtgaagatgaaaaggtagCGGTGGGtgacgaaaagattgatcaagtggacagcttcccttaccttggtagtattatttagtaaagacggtgagaccagtgaagatgttaaaagtagaatagtcaaggctcagggtgttttttttcacagttaaagaaagtttagaagaacaggaagataacTCTagaaaccaagattagaatattggaagctacagtaaataacagtggtcaaatatagtTCTGAAGCAtaggcgctccgaaaagcggatgaatatttgctagatgttttcgaGAGAAATTGGCTACGGATTGTtcgggtacccggctgactgactggatttcaaacagtaggctgtacgaaaagtgtggttcaatctagctttctagggctataacgagagaaaggtttagatgactagggcacgttctgcggatgaaggatgacagattgccgaaaattgtcctttttggccaactgtctacGGCTAAGCGGAAAGCAGGCCGTCCGCGGTTGGAACGAGAGGATGTCACAAAGAAAGACTTcatggaaatgggaacttcctgggatggggtaaagagggaggctttgaatagattgggatggaggaggagcgtgcgtagtaATGATGGCCTCAGGAGGCTTGATGCTGTGGTGAATtgttagcagtagcagtatACTTTTTGAAACGACactaaaaaacaagtaaaaaaaattttgtcatcAGACAAAggatcatttcttttttatatagcctTTTCCCACGACATTGCAAAACTTTGACTGCTTTTATTTGGCTTAATTTGTCTATGTCATTCCGAAAAATACCACGTTGCCAATTCTTAAAAGCGagaaaactgtttgaaacaatcTACGTTCGTGGGAAGTTTTTTCTAGGTATTTAGACTGAACAGAGTATATAAAGACCACAGTCTTTAACTGGATAATAGCATTTGATTTTGATATGTCAGTGTCAATAATGACACATCGTCCGATCACAAAAAATTACatacacatttttttcaacaattataTTTCAACTCTTTCCCATGTGAAAGCAAAAGCATCACTTATTTTGCATGATCACTTCTAAGCTAAAGGACACATCTTTAAAATGAACTAATGTTTATTAATGTTGTCATGTCCCTCAATTATTATATCAGATCAAGTGCAACTCGAGATTAGATAAGCCCTGGACTATTCAACGTTTCCACTTCTCTACAACTGACATAGTCAAGATACCCCTGTTAAACTTTCCCATTAACAGATGCCGTCTTATCCAAAGACAAGAATCACGAGAGTATATTATCGCCGaatcaaaaacatttattgcagacagaaaattaaattaattctgaaatatctttctttatgttcttctttttttacttcgaTTCTTCCCAAAAAATAGGTCTAGTCTCCATCTTGAGGGCCATGGCGATGGTCATTTATCACGGTCATTTATCATGCACACACAGAGAGGGTTAAGGTTGGAAGGGGGAATTTGCCAAAGAGGCATAAACCGACATTAGTTTACTAATgtcgaaacaaaaatcaaaataacacaaaaaaaaacctcgagTCCTTGTAGGTAGTCTATACGTCCCTTATTTCAACAATGGCTTTCAGACAAGTTTTCTTCTATACTTTAAAGGAAGTAGCAGAGCGAGCGAATAAAACTTAATGGAATCAggtcaaataaaaattccagcatatttctgaaagtttcattcacctggATCAActagtttctttaaaatattaaagaaagtttgcatgaaaaatgatttatttaccATTAGCACCTTAAATGATTTTCACTCACTCGCATTTTGggcaaaattgttattttgtgGCATAAAGTGGTACTTCGCTATGGCTTTGACTTAAAAGGGCGTTTAAACTTCTAATTCCTGTTCAAAAGAGTCACACCATGATAGACAATGATCAATGGTTTGATACGACCaccctgagaaaaaaaggagacagaacaACTGTACTACCCATACTAAAAAGCAGTTTCCACCGGTTTTTAAAATGGGGAACTGTAAACCTCCGATTTTAGACTAAAGACTTAGACCATGACAAATCAttaggctatctcaaaatttactttaaaatcgGTGTTCTAAAGCGCAAAATAGAGGAAAAAAGCACTTTGCTGCGGCATGCTCTATTTCGCTATTAACAAAAATGTACTAGACATTTTAATTCCCTTTCAGATAAACTCTCTTGCTATTTTTTTGGATCCCTGGTTCAGTACCATCACCACTGGGAAAAAAGGAGACGCATCAGTGCTGCCCACACAAATGTGATTTTTTATCACCCATCGATCAGGAGATCTGTACCTGCGGTACACAGACCATTAGTGAAACAcgtggaaagtttttttttgttacgctaCCAGCCTTTCCAACCCAgaaatggcaccaaaaatgCCATTTTTGGCACTATACAACACTTTATGATGGTGTTGTCAAGATGACTTTACAAAACACACATAGATAGAGGCCTTAGCTTCCAAATAAACTTCTAAACCGTTCTATAAGATGTTCTACTGCCATTATTTTCTCGTCTTATGGAATGGGGGGCTGAAAACCTCCAGCTTGATGTCTTCAATCATGATGATACCGATGGtgtccttttcatttttattcaccggcatttttaatgcatttcaagctctttttcggtatttaataaaattatattcgCGATGTGCGTTTACTTTAAAGGCAAACCGGAACAACAGTTACTATTATTgaatcaactttaaaaaaacaaaacatttttctcACTGGACAGTTATTTTCGAAACACAGTTTGAACTTTCGTTTAATATGGGCCGTGCTTCGCTCATTGGTAGGCtgtagctactgctgcaaccatgatacgTCTAGAAGCACAATGTTAACAGCAAATTTTCAGGTAAATGCaaaataagcatttttttttttatttgaagactAACATTGATACTTTTACTGGCGGTAaacttttttaacatttttttttccttaaaaaggtccattgttccaattaaaaaaaagtacttgaaATTGTCAGCTGATCAACAGTAAAAATCCAAATCAGTTATGTATGCATACTTTTGTTGTTGGATATCGACTTCAATCCAATCTACCTACcaggttttttctttaatcttgcaaaaaaaaagtctaaggTGGGCAAATTTCCTCAATAAATAGTCCTTATATTAATCTAAAATAATTGACTCATCCTAGTGGAAGGCTTACCTATTTTCGTTTGCAAAGGCAGAAAATAAGACAGAAAAGTATCCTAAATGACTCAAACACTGAATCTCAATacaaaaaatgtgtcattttttttctaaatttgcaGCTCTTTTAAGAAATGATCAGCATTAACCAATTAATTTTTTGTCCACTAATTATATTTGTGAGAAATTCCCTGGCATGTTTGACTTGAAACTTGAACCATTACCAAGAAAGTTAATCAGTGGTAACTTAAGTCTTGCACTTAAGATAAGGGCCGAAATATATACACAGCCATAAGCAAGGGTTGGAAAATTTCGCAATCGAAGGGGAAGGCTGATTTCTAATTTCTGTGTTTTCAAGCTAAATTGAACAGGCTATTTGggtgggtttttttttgcacatagTGATTATTTTCCTAATCCTGGAGGGTGGTGTAGTCCGTTTTCTTCGCTCATTTTTTGCTATCTTCTAACATACAATATTGTTATTTTCGTTGGTTTTGAgtttctctttcttttattttaatatctcctatgatttttgtttttaattcattttaatagtaCTGATTTATTGTTTTGGACaagtgtctttttttaaatttagggtCTATTTGCCTTGATTAAAATAACATTATACCACACTTGCGAGTTTCGTATTGGTAAAAGTAACACTTACCTAGTCtgaaacttaattttaaaagatgAGATGTcaaaatcagcttcaaatgTTTCTGGAAGCACATCTTTTATGTAAACTTCTACGGTGAGCTTACGCGAATGGTTGCGCTCAATTACAGAATGCTTCATATCACGCAATAATATTGGGCTGGATGGCCCTACATCAGTGAGGACAGTCATTATGAtgctgaaaaatttaaataaaattgatgtattatgtttataaaaaaaaataaatgatgaacATATTCGTTTTTTCTAAGATGAGCATAATTTATTTGAACAGAGTTAGCTGACCTAAGTAAGTACTTTTTTAATAGAAGAAACAAAGTCAGATTTGCAGTTGCACATCCATATGAGATTAATATACCCAGGAATGCAGCCTTTGAAGAGCTTaggaaaattcttttgaattGTAGAAGTAAATGTGACCCTTTGGTTGTGAAATTTAGAGGTAGGCACTGGCAGAAACCTAAATTGCTCAACAGATTCAATTGGTTATAccctaaaaaaaagtctttgggGGTCATGTAGCGGGCTTAAAAAAGCACATACTCAGTCTCATTTACAAATCAGTATTGTGTGGCGTGGAAAGAGTATAAAACAACCAGAAACAATGTTAATAGACTCCCGAGgggaaaatttaatataatagaaATACAAATAATCAAACTTGGTACAGTTACAACAAAAAGATTTTGGAATTAAGTTCACAGAGATAAAACTAACCTTACTTcaagcaataaaaaattttatacatcCTTGCTATCAAATTGAAATCTCATCTGATTCTGAAAAGGATAATATTTTCGTTGAATactcttttcttgttttgttgaCCTGAATTATGCTACTTCTGTTACATCTACTTGCTTAGAAGTAAAGTTATGTATATACTACCAAACCTACATAATTCTTTTGATTACTCACCCTTCTCAGTAACTGAGTTGCACCCAAATTCACGAAATCTAGATTCTTCCGAACCATTAGATTTTGACAGGTTTCTAATATaatgttaaaatatatttctgcTGAAATCGGTGAACCCCTTACTTATATCATTCATTTGTCTTTAACTGGTTGGCCATTTGGCCAACCATTTTTTCTCCCACAAAAATTGTCTTAATTAAAGCTCCAGTCCTGAAATATGATTAAGGTGTCTAAATGGCCAATACATTTTAAAGGAGATACCTAAAAAAAGTCATTTCAAGTATTCACATAGGCCTAGTCAcattttctttacaaaatttACTGTCCTTGCCAAGGAACCATTAGACCACTTTGCTTACCCTGAAAGTCTCACACTGAACAGAAAAAACATGCCTGAGCCATTTTGGGGCTTCAAGAATCAGTATAACCAccctttttttcgaaagatTCTTTTCCTATTAAGTTTTTTTGGATCAGCATACTTGTCCTTTAAGCTACTAGATAATCCAAGACAGAAAAAATTTAGACCTAATCTTGGGCTACGCAAATCAGCACACAAGCTCTTTTATCAATGAAATCCCCATGTCTTTCTTCAAGTCCTGTAGTTCTAAGCTAatccgagaaaaaaaaaatttgttggttCATTTTCAGGTGGCATATGTAAATACATATGCCATCTCcataagatttttgttttatcaaggTCTACCCGACACTGCCACTATGCTCTacaagagacaaaaacaaaaatttgggcCTATTTTTGGACATCCCAAATCAATGCAGCCGAAATTCGTCTCGAATTTGCATTCTGCATAGGGGTCTACCTGACCAAAATACTaatgaaagtatttttcaagCTGAACTAGAGAGACAgcaaaaggaagataagaaacAAACATTTCTGGGCATAGTCTACACTCCTtttcaatacaaaagaaaaaagaaaaaagatttccTTTGTCccctcatcaaacagttcgtggtaacgaactgtagtaaggagcgacccggctcaatagtaaccaaaactctaaaaaattgaattttgatatcaatagctacatcaaaagaatcgcattttaatgctgattttaaatgtaaaagtttcatcaagtttagtcttacccatcaaaagttacgagcctgagaaaatttgccttatttaagaaaataggggaaaacaccccctaaaagtcgtagtatcttaacgaaaatgacaccatcagattcagcgtatcagagaaccctactgtagaagtttcaagctcctatctacaaaaatgtggaattttgtattttttgccagaagacaaatcacgggtgcgtgtttatttgttttttttttgttttttgttgttttttttcccaggggacatcgtatcgaccaagtggtcctagaatgtcgcaagagggctcattctaacggaaatgaaaagttctagtgccctttttaagtgaccaaaaaaattggagggcatctaggccccctcccacgctcattttttcccaaagtaaacagatcaaaattttgagatagccattttgttcagcatagtcgaaaaccataaaaactatgtctttggggatgacttactcccccacaatccctgggggaggggctgcaagttacaaactttgaccagtgtttacatatagtaatggttattgggaagtgtacagacgttttcagggggattttattttgtttgggggtggggctgaggagagggggctatgttggaggatctttccttggaggaatctgtcatgggggaagaaaaattcaatgaaaagggagcaggattttctagcattactataagaaaacaatgaaaaataaacatgaaaacttttttcaaatgaaaggaaggagtagcattgaaacttaaaacgaatagatattattacgaatatgaggggttctaataatactttagcataaggagcgaggtatttaggaggagataaatacctcgctctttatgctaaagtatttttagtaatttcaactatttattctacggcctttctgattcaggggtcattcttaaagaattgggacaaaacttacgatttagtgtaaagagcgaagtattaacgagggtacaaaccccctcgtatacaaaataaaaatataaggttatgaaagtttgttacgtaagttaattcttaagttacgtatattttttactaataaaaacgttcgttaaaaattaaaagttctagttgcctttttaagtaaccgaaaaattggagggcaactaggcctccttctctaccccttatttctcaaaatcgtctgatcaaaactaagagaaagccatttagccaaaaaagaattaatatacaaatttcattttaataatttatgtgcggagagccaaaacaaaacatgcattaattcaaaaacgttcagaagttaaataaaaaaaactaattttttagctgaaagtaaggagcgacattaaaacttaaaacgaacagaaattactccgtatatgaaatgggttgtcccctccgcaatccctcgctctttacgctaaagtttgactctttgccaaaattctactttttaaaacaattaaaagctttagcgtaaagagcgagggattgcggaggggacaacccatttcatatacggagtaatttctgttcgttttaagttttagtgtcgctccttactttcagctaaaaattttttttttttttttatttgatcttctgaaagtttaaattcaaTCATTAAGTATT
This sequence is a window from Artemia franciscana unplaced genomic scaffold, ASM3288406v1 Scaffold_289, whole genome shotgun sequence. Protein-coding genes within it:
- the LOC136043043 gene encoding ubiquitin carboxyl-terminal hydrolase 19-like isoform X2, coding for MTVLTDVGPSSPILLRDMKHSVIERNHSRKLTVEVYIKDVLPETFEADFDISSFKIKFQTRNTAFHACHNSANYNTSFVWNPQVFGEIEPQDCSCTVNSVKIAISLTKTSEESWNRLTLHPSQTSFQSSSNVQKINRARTPLSSSENLNAISEQETITNGNFNRIPDKHRPGFVGLDNIGNTCYLNSVIQCLINTIELKNYFEVSSFMEDINRDNPLGTNGSCAINFSAVLRKLWEGLEVSIAPAKLKELISQKVPQFAGYMQHDAQEFLTFLLDAVHEDLNRVKEKVYIEDKEDASDKSDRMKAKEAWDKYKLRNDSIIVDLFHGQFKSCLICPQCKKKSVTFDPFLSLSVPIPTLPKVYTIHLFYLDTKRRPEKHSIEVKEDATGHQLKDILSYRTGISSNELQIIDILNGMLRNVVDDDILVRNPNFLVAYELCNKPGLSWHLVFQRLLEPVTCNKCDLKVGSSKFQCSRCKAAYCSERCKIENINVHACHLKSRYKFVGVPFCVGIPSSGISFQELQLEVLSHARRFVEVVPIKGTLDLNSNEGEEVGETSLNDYFYMKCLNEDGEGIEKRFETNGLVNPSTRYLTVDWRCNPESSVCCSVKEKQLDFKMIGFVNDYALHVQDCLRLFQEPETLSQEEAWYCSQCKEHVQATKQLGIWKLPKILIIHLKRFSFKNSFTRNKIDTFVGFTLNNLDLSPFIQEVNESAVYDLFGVVNHKGSIYGGHYTAYARLLNGKSTDLGQFGKLASF
- the LOC136043043 gene encoding ubiquitin carboxyl-terminal hydrolase 19-like isoform X1, giving the protein MTVLTDVGPSSPILLRDMKHSVIERNHSRKLTVEVYIKDVLPETFEADFDISSFKIKFQTRNTAFHACHNSANYNTSFVWNPQVFGEIEPQDCSCTVNSVKIAISLTKTSEESWNRLTLHPSQTSFQSSSNVQKINRARTPLSSSENLNAISEQETITNGNFNRIPDKHRPGFVGLDNIGNTCYLNSVIQCLINTIELKNYFEVSSFMEDINRDNPLGTNGSCAINFSAVLRKLWEGLEVSIAPAKLKELISQKVPQFAGYMQHDAQEFLTFLLDAVHEDLNRVKEKVYIEDKEDASDKSDRMKAKEAWDKYKLRNDSIIVDLFHGQFKSCLICPQCKKKSVTFDPFLSLSVPIPTLPKVYTIHLFYLDTKRRPEKHSIEVKEDATGHQLKDILSYRTGISSNELQIIDILNGMLRNVVDDDILVRNPNFLVAYELCNKPGLSWHLVFQRLLEPVTCNKCDLKVGSSKFQCSRCKAAYCSERCKIENINVHACHLKSRYKFVGVPFCVGIPSSGISFQELQLEVLSHARRFVEVVPIKGTLDLNSNEGEEVGETSLNDYFYMKCLNEDGEGIEKRFETNGLVNPSTRYLTVDWRCNPESSVCCSVKEKQLDFKMIGFVNDYALHVQDCLRLFQEPETLSQEEAWYCSQCKEHVQATKQLGIWKLPKILIIHLKRFSFKNSFTRNKIDTFVGFTLNNLDLSPFIQEVNESAVYDLFGVVNHKGSIYGGHYTAYARLLNGKSTDLGQFDWRLFDDSLVESVKSDDIISKDAYILFYRRRDHLETDYESNVCTNGMSSYSDLEVDENGGGECDDFRTMD